Proteins from a genomic interval of Gossypium hirsutum isolate 1008001.06 chromosome A09, Gossypium_hirsutum_v2.1, whole genome shotgun sequence:
- the LOC107889830 gene encoding uncharacterized protein yields the protein MPNLDTSETPVSPATETRSQDCMVGNDTLFQEMLRILERVTGPNTGFGGRRIIDYLDCALEQKLNGAVSLLRDEAYQWWLTIKEGTQPDRLFWEFFKSAFQGKYGETSYINARRREFLNLTQGDRSMAKYEAEFQRLSCYTRGMVASEYERCVHFKDGLRDNLRVLIAPQKEWEFSVLVENAKIAKVVKRAERQNRDREKEHCIQECSLRAAQIQTLGSGTAQPQRVVQQPLKGCGQAKGGNSMSRAQRVPGKDIGFTHSYVASTVSGNFRILVESTSSDVIILSPLGQSVRISKLYRDVPLEVQGSVFLANLIELPFGEFDLILELPGLPPNRKVKFGIEFLPGTALVSIASYRMASKELTKLKAQLQKLLDRGFIRPSVSP from the exons ATGCCGAATCTAGATACGAGTGAGACACCGGTATCACCTGCTACTGAGACTAGGTCTCAAGATTGTATGGTTGGGAATGACACATTGTTCCAGGAAATGTTAAGAATACTAGAGAGGGTcactgggcccaatactggattTGGGGGCCGAAG GATAATAGATTATCTAGACTGTGCCCTTGAgcagaaattgaatggtgcagtCTCGTTGCTTCGCGAtgaggcctatcagtggtggctgactATTAAGGAGGGCACACAACCCGATCGTCTGTTTTGGGAGTTCTTTAAGTCTGCCTTCCAAGGGAAGTATGGGGAAACTAGTTACATCAATGCCCGTAGACGTGAGTTTCTGAACCTCACTCAAGGAGACCGATCAATGGCcaagtatgaggctgagtttcaGAGATTGAGCTGCTATACGCGAGGTATGGTGGCGTCTGAGTATGAGAGATGCGTCCATTTTAAGGACGGCCTTAGAGATAACTTAAGGgtgttgatagctccacaaaaggAGTGGGAGTTTTCTGTTCTGGTAGAGAATGCGAAGATCGCCAAAGTGGTTAAACGCGCTGAGCGCCAAAACAGAGATCGCGAGAAGG AGCACTGCATTCAGGAGTGTTCGTTGAGGGCCGCTCAGATACAAACTCTGGGTTCTGGTACTGCGCAGCCACAaagggtagttcagcagccactAAAGGGCTGTGGTCAGGCTAAGGGTGGTAACAGTATGAGCCGTGCACAGAGGGTACCAGGCAAAG acataggtttcacacattcctatgtagctagtaCTGTGTCTGGGAACTTTAGGATTCTagttgagagtacttctagtgatGTGATTATACTGAGTCCACTGGGGCAATCGGTTCGGATTAGCAAACTATATAGAGATGTTCCGTTAGAGGTTCAAGGGTCAGTATTTCTGGCTAATCTGATAGAGCTTCCATTTGGGGAGTTTGAtctgattctgg AGCTACCAGGTTTACCTCCGAATCGAAAAGTGAAATTTGGGATTGAGTTTCTTCctggtacagctctggtgtctatCGCCTCCTATCGAATGGCATCAaaagagcttactaagcttaaggctcaacttcagAAGTTGTTGGACCGTGGTTTCATCCgtccaagtgtgtctccgtga